The following proteins come from a genomic window of Nitrospira sp.:
- a CDS encoding L-proline glycine betaine binding ABC transporter protein ProX: protein MPDGLLHEFITLTLQHLFLVGVAMLLAALLAIPLGILVSRRAGWREWALGTTNVMQTVPSLALFGFLIPVPVIGGIGPHTAIIALVLYALLPMLRNTVTGLLNVDRNVRDSATALGMTEGERLWQVELPLAAPTILAGVRIAAVTTIGTATIAAAIGAGGLGVFIFRGLAAVDSLLLLVGAIPAAIMALTADRVLEWVEQALSQH, encoded by the coding sequence ATGCCGGACGGATTACTGCATGAGTTCATCACGTTGACGCTTCAGCATCTCTTCTTGGTCGGAGTCGCCATGCTGCTCGCCGCGCTTCTGGCCATTCCTCTCGGGATCCTCGTCAGCCGACGGGCCGGTTGGCGCGAGTGGGCGCTCGGAACGACGAATGTGATGCAAACTGTCCCAAGCCTGGCCCTGTTCGGATTTCTGATCCCCGTGCCGGTCATCGGCGGCATCGGCCCGCACACCGCCATCATCGCACTCGTGCTCTACGCGCTGCTCCCGATGCTCCGAAATACCGTGACGGGTCTGTTGAATGTGGACAGGAATGTGCGGGATTCCGCCACGGCGTTGGGCATGACGGAGGGAGAGCGTCTGTGGCAAGTGGAATTGCCTTTGGCGGCCCCGACGATTCTAGCAGGGGTCCGTATCGCCGCCGTCACGACGATCGGAACAGCCACCATCGCCGCGGCCATCGGCGCGGGCGGACTCGGCGTTTTCATTTTCCGAGGACTGGCGGCCGTGGACAGTCTGCTGCTCCTGGTCGGTGCGATTCCCGCCGCAATTATGGCCCTTACGGCGGACCGGGTGCTGGAATGGGTAGAGCAGGCGCTGTCTCAGCACTGA
- a CDS encoding CzcABC family efflux RND transporter, membrane fusion protein, protein MHLSYLLRLGLPVYLFGLMAASCKNEGSSAPESTAPDVAVTEVIQQNVPIYSEWVGTTDGLVNATIQAQVAGYLMKRAFREGAFVRKGDLLFEIDPRPFRAALAEAKGQLGQAQAQFVKAEQDVKRDTPLAKAKAISQRELDDSTQALAGARAAVASAKAAVERAKLNLSYTTIEAPIDGIVGIAKAQVGDLVGPGTGELASISTVDPIRVYFPVSEQEYLKAAEKVQEAYRDPDKPRESMLELILSDGAVYPHKGTFLLADRQVDVKTGTIRIGALFPNPGNVLRPGLFARVRAVTKTRKDALLVPQRAVTELQGNYQAAVVNGDNKVEIRQVKVGERIGSQWVIDQGLTPGERIIVEGLQNVKAGMPVTPKPFEQPGPQSGDHP, encoded by the coding sequence ATGCACTTATCCTACTTGCTCCGTCTCGGCCTACCCGTTTATCTCTTCGGGCTGATGGCGGCGAGTTGCAAGAACGAGGGTTCCTCGGCGCCGGAGTCGACGGCGCCGGATGTCGCGGTGACAGAGGTGATCCAGCAGAATGTGCCGATTTACTCCGAATGGGTCGGCACGACGGACGGGCTGGTGAATGCGACGATTCAAGCGCAGGTGGCCGGGTATCTCATGAAGCGAGCCTTCCGTGAAGGCGCCTTTGTCCGGAAGGGCGATCTCCTGTTTGAGATTGATCCCAGGCCCTTTCGCGCCGCGCTTGCCGAAGCCAAGGGCCAATTAGGACAAGCGCAGGCGCAGTTTGTCAAAGCCGAACAGGACGTCAAGCGCGATACCCCGCTGGCCAAAGCGAAGGCGATCAGCCAACGAGAACTGGACGACTCCACCCAAGCATTGGCGGGGGCCCGAGCGGCCGTAGCGTCCGCCAAGGCGGCCGTTGAACGGGCGAAGCTCAATCTGAGCTACACGACAATCGAAGCGCCGATTGACGGCATCGTGGGCATTGCCAAGGCGCAGGTCGGCGACTTGGTTGGACCCGGCACCGGAGAGTTGGCCTCCATTTCGACGGTCGATCCCATCCGGGTGTATTTCCCCGTCAGCGAACAGGAATATTTGAAGGCCGCTGAGAAAGTGCAAGAAGCCTATCGGGATCCCGACAAACCACGCGAAAGCATGCTCGAGTTGATCTTGAGCGACGGCGCGGTCTACCCACACAAAGGCACCTTTCTGCTCGCCGATCGGCAGGTGGACGTGAAGACCGGCACGATTCGGATCGGCGCCTTGTTTCCGAATCCGGGGAACGTGCTCCGCCCGGGACTGTTCGCGCGCGTGCGGGCGGTGACGAAAACCAGAAAAGACGCCCTGCTGGTTCCTCAACGGGCGGTGACGGAGTTGCAAGGGAATTACCAGGCGGCCGTCGTGAACGGGGACAATAAGGTTGAGATCCGGCAAGTCAAGGTCGGCGAGCGGATCGGCAGTCAGTGGGTGATCGACCAAGGGCTTACGCCCGGAGAGCGGATCATCGTCGAAGGACTGCAAAACGTGAAGGCCGGGATGCCGGTCACTCCCAAACCGTTCGAACAACCCGGGCCGCAAAGCGGCGACCATCCATAA
- a CDS encoding Efflux transport system, outer membrane factor (OMF) lipoprotein, whose amino-acid sequence MRRLCIAALAVLTLAACKMGPNYARPETPTGESWKLSPATSESIANLPWWELLKDPALQQLIRTALDENLDLRTAAASIKEFEAALTIARYDLIPSLTYSGLGFIVRSTKSAIGLPVAGATATLPSESTGGTTFSTESATAGVKWELDLWGRIRRSIEAANAQFLAQVENQRAIVLGLVSNIAQTYFDLRALDLQVEIAKRTIKAWDESVRISRIRLEHGDISKLDLDQFEAERAGTAAQLADLEQQAVQKENQLSVLLGYRPMTIARGLTLTDQIIPPEVPPGLPSDLLQRRPDILQAEQQLAAATANIGVAQAQRFPSVVLTGSGGVSNFQLTGLASQGPFATLGALGTISGPILNATALGYQVKVNEARTTQALAQYRRMIITAFQEVENALIAVQKSRERRAAQERQVAALQSALGFATQRYHGGRASYLDVLTAQRNLYVAELSLTETHRLQLASVVQLYKALGGGWSPLDAEQAQP is encoded by the coding sequence ATGCGACGTCTATGTATTGCCGCACTGGCTGTGCTGACGCTTGCTGCCTGCAAAATGGGGCCGAATTATGCTCGCCCGGAAACCCCGACGGGAGAGTCCTGGAAGCTCTCCCCGGCAACCTCGGAATCGATCGCCAATCTGCCGTGGTGGGAGTTGTTGAAAGATCCCGCGCTGCAACAATTGATCCGGACGGCGCTGGACGAGAACCTGGATCTGCGGACGGCCGCAGCGAGCATCAAGGAGTTCGAGGCCGCGTTGACCATTGCCCGCTATGACCTTATTCCTTCTCTGACGTACTCAGGCCTCGGCTTTATCGTTCGCAGTACGAAAAGCGCGATTGGATTGCCCGTTGCCGGAGCCACCGCCACCCTGCCGTCCGAATCCACAGGAGGCACCACCTTCTCAACCGAATCGGCGACGGCCGGCGTCAAGTGGGAGCTGGATCTGTGGGGCCGTATCCGGCGGTCGATTGAAGCGGCGAATGCCCAATTCCTTGCCCAGGTGGAGAACCAGCGCGCCATTGTCTTGGGATTGGTCAGTAATATCGCGCAAACCTATTTCGACCTCCGCGCGCTGGATTTACAAGTAGAGATCGCCAAGCGGACCATCAAGGCCTGGGACGAGAGTGTCAGAATTTCACGGATTCGGCTGGAGCATGGCGATATCTCGAAGCTCGACCTCGATCAGTTCGAGGCGGAACGAGCCGGCACCGCGGCGCAATTAGCGGATCTCGAACAGCAGGCGGTGCAGAAAGAAAACCAGCTCAGTGTGCTGCTCGGATACCGACCGATGACGATCGCCCGTGGTCTGACGTTGACCGACCAGATCATCCCGCCGGAGGTTCCACCCGGTCTTCCCTCCGATCTCCTTCAGCGGAGACCCGATATCCTCCAGGCCGAACAACAGTTGGCGGCCGCCACGGCCAACATCGGAGTGGCCCAGGCGCAACGCTTTCCATCGGTAGTGCTCACGGGTAGCGGTGGCGTATCGAATTTTCAGTTGACCGGGTTGGCCTCACAAGGTCCGTTCGCCACTCTCGGTGCCCTCGGCACTATCAGCGGCCCCATTTTGAATGCGACGGCGTTGGGGTATCAGGTCAAAGTCAATGAAGCGCGGACCACGCAAGCCTTGGCGCAGTATCGGCGGATGATCATTACGGCGTTCCAAGAGGTTGAGAATGCGTTGATCGCTGTCCAAAAATCTCGTGAACGCCGGGCCGCGCAGGAACGGCAAGTTGCGGCCTTACAGTCGGCCTTGGGGTTTGCCACGCAACGCTACCACGGAGGCAGGGCCAGCTACCTTGATGTACTGACTGCGCAGCGAAATCTCTACGTGGCGGAATTGTCGCTCACCGAAACACACCGCCTTCAGTTGGCCTCGGTGGTTCAGCTCTATAAGGCCTTAGGCGGCGGCTGGTCCCCTCTCGACGCGGAGCAGGCACAGCCGTGA
- a CDS encoding RND efflux system, inner membrane transporter: protein MSRFFIHRPIVAMVISIIMVMAGVIAMIQLPIAQFPDIVPPEILLQATYVGADAVTLEQSVATPIEQQMSGVDNMIYMYSVNANNGQMSLRVDFDVATRPNDDQILAQMRYLQAESQLPQEVRSFGVTTRKSVSSPLALFALYSPNGTYDNIWLANYAYVNINDPMTRVPGVGQVAIFGAGQYAMRFWVRPDQLAKFGITVTEILTAIQAQNTVNPAGQVGAEPVPPGQEFTYTVRAKGRLLNEEEFGKIVIRANPDGGIVRLKDIARIELGAQTYSMIGRMDGKPSAIILVYQLPGSNAIETMDRANQLMKEMKARFPDDLDYVVSLDTTQAVRAGIKEIVKTLAEALVLVILVVFIFLQGWRATLIPLLAVPVSLIGTFMVFPALGFSINTLSLFGLVLAIGLVVDDAIVVVEAVERHIEEGLAPKEATLKAMEEVSGPVVAIALILVAVFVPTAFIPGITGRLYQQFAVTIAVSVAISAFNALTLSPALSALLLRPKTPGRGLLGRFFGWFNRAFGRTTNGYVDISGVLIRKAGCSMMVLALMAVAAGLFGWRLPSGFLPLEDQGYAFINVQLPVAASLQRTDEVSRKIEAILHDTPGVQHMTTVVGFSLLTTVNTTYNAFFFVTLAPWETRTAPEEQLLAISARINRELSKLPEAQAFVFPPPAIPGVGTSGGVMFLLEDRAGKDIGFLAENAQRFIEAARKQPEIALVNSTFIPSVPQVFARVDRDKVLKQGVNLRDVYQTLQTFMGGVMVNYFNRFGRVWQVYVQAEGEFRTRAENVGQFYVRNAAGDMVPLSALVTMERVYGPEFTMRYNEYRSAQLVVTPKQGYSSGQVMAALERVFAETMPTDMGFDYMGMSFQEKVAAQGVSATAVFGLSLLFVFLILAAQYESWSLPFSVLLGTPIAVFGAFGALWLVGMENDVYSQIGLIMLIGLAAKNAILIVEFAKVEFEKGRPLVEATLTAARIRFRPILMTAFAFILGVAPLVVSSGSGAASRHILGTTVIGGMLAASVIAIFLIPVTFYVVEKLAHRGTEPSGPTVPVSVGETPIDEKRR from the coding sequence ATGTCGCGATTCTTCATCCATCGGCCGATCGTTGCGATGGTCATCTCGATCATCATGGTGATGGCCGGCGTCATCGCCATGATCCAACTGCCCATTGCACAGTTCCCGGACATCGTGCCGCCGGAGATCCTATTGCAGGCGACCTATGTCGGCGCGGACGCAGTGACCCTGGAGCAATCGGTCGCCACTCCCATTGAACAACAGATGAGCGGCGTCGACAACATGATTTACATGTACTCCGTGAATGCCAACAACGGCCAGATGTCCTTGCGGGTGGATTTCGACGTTGCGACCAGACCCAACGACGACCAGATCTTGGCGCAGATGCGGTATTTGCAGGCCGAATCCCAACTGCCTCAAGAAGTTCGAAGCTTCGGTGTGACGACCCGGAAATCCGTCTCGAGCCCGCTTGCGCTCTTTGCCCTGTATTCACCCAACGGCACGTACGACAACATCTGGTTGGCCAACTATGCCTACGTCAATATCAACGATCCGATGACGCGCGTCCCGGGCGTGGGCCAAGTCGCGATCTTCGGGGCCGGACAGTATGCGATGCGGTTTTGGGTTCGGCCCGATCAACTCGCGAAGTTCGGCATTACGGTGACGGAGATCCTCACCGCCATCCAGGCCCAAAATACCGTGAACCCGGCCGGGCAGGTCGGCGCCGAACCGGTGCCGCCCGGGCAAGAGTTCACGTATACGGTTCGCGCCAAAGGCCGGCTGCTGAATGAGGAAGAATTCGGGAAGATCGTGATCCGGGCCAATCCGGATGGAGGCATCGTCCGATTGAAGGACATCGCGCGGATCGAGCTCGGAGCCCAGACGTACAGCATGATCGGCCGGATGGACGGCAAGCCGTCGGCGATCATCCTGGTCTATCAGCTCCCCGGCTCCAATGCGATCGAGACGATGGATCGGGCGAATCAACTCATGAAAGAGATGAAAGCGCGGTTCCCCGACGATCTCGATTATGTCGTGTCGCTCGATACGACCCAAGCCGTCCGAGCGGGCATCAAGGAAATCGTGAAGACTCTGGCGGAAGCGCTGGTGCTCGTCATCCTCGTCGTGTTCATTTTTCTCCAGGGATGGCGCGCCACGCTGATCCCGCTGTTGGCGGTGCCGGTCTCGTTGATCGGGACGTTCATGGTGTTTCCGGCGCTCGGCTTTTCCATCAATACGCTGTCGCTCTTCGGGCTGGTCCTCGCGATCGGTCTGGTGGTGGACGATGCCATCGTAGTCGTGGAGGCGGTCGAGCGTCACATTGAGGAAGGGCTGGCGCCGAAAGAGGCGACGCTGAAGGCCATGGAAGAAGTCTCCGGTCCCGTCGTGGCGATCGCCCTGATTCTTGTGGCCGTGTTCGTCCCGACGGCGTTCATTCCCGGGATCACGGGCAGACTGTATCAACAGTTCGCCGTCACGATCGCCGTCTCGGTCGCGATCTCGGCGTTTAACGCGCTGACTCTCAGCCCCGCCCTATCGGCATTGTTGCTTCGGCCGAAAACGCCTGGACGAGGTCTGTTGGGTCGCTTTTTCGGCTGGTTCAACCGTGCGTTTGGACGGACGACGAACGGCTACGTCGACATCTCCGGCGTGCTCATCCGAAAAGCCGGTTGCTCCATGATGGTTCTCGCCCTGATGGCCGTCGCCGCGGGCCTGTTCGGATGGCGACTACCGTCCGGCTTTCTCCCGCTCGAGGATCAAGGCTATGCCTTCATCAATGTGCAGTTACCGGTGGCGGCATCGCTTCAGCGGACCGACGAAGTTTCCAGGAAAATCGAAGCGATTCTTCACGACACTCCCGGTGTGCAGCACATGACCACGGTAGTAGGGTTCAGCTTACTCACTACAGTGAACACAACCTATAACGCCTTTTTTTTCGTCACGCTCGCGCCGTGGGAGACACGCACGGCGCCCGAGGAACAGCTCCTGGCGATCAGTGCGCGCATCAACCGGGAGTTGAGCAAGCTGCCGGAGGCGCAAGCCTTTGTGTTTCCTCCGCCCGCGATTCCAGGCGTGGGGACGTCGGGTGGGGTCATGTTTCTCCTCGAGGATCGCGCCGGGAAGGATATCGGGTTTCTCGCCGAGAACGCGCAGCGATTCATCGAGGCCGCGCGCAAGCAGCCGGAAATTGCATTGGTGAACTCCACGTTCATCCCCAGTGTGCCGCAAGTGTTTGCCAGGGTGGATCGAGACAAGGTGCTGAAGCAGGGTGTGAACTTGCGCGACGTCTATCAGACGCTGCAAACGTTCATGGGCGGCGTCATGGTTAATTATTTTAATCGATTTGGGCGAGTCTGGCAGGTCTATGTGCAGGCGGAAGGCGAGTTCCGCACACGCGCGGAGAATGTCGGGCAATTCTATGTGCGGAACGCCGCCGGGGACATGGTGCCCTTGTCGGCATTGGTGACGATGGAGAGGGTGTACGGTCCGGAGTTTACGATGCGGTACAACGAATACCGGTCAGCACAGCTCGTCGTCACCCCGAAGCAGGGATACAGCTCCGGTCAAGTCATGGCGGCGTTGGAACGCGTCTTTGCGGAAACGATGCCGACCGACATGGGCTTCGACTACATGGGGATGTCCTTTCAGGAGAAGGTTGCCGCGCAAGGTGTCTCCGCGACCGCGGTCTTCGGCCTCTCGCTTCTCTTCGTCTTTCTCATCCTGGCCGCCCAGTATGAGAGTTGGTCACTGCCGTTCAGCGTCTTGCTCGGGACGCCGATTGCGGTGTTCGGGGCCTTCGGCGCGCTGTGGCTCGTCGGGATGGAAAACGATGTGTACTCGCAAATCGGGCTGATCATGCTGATCGGCCTGGCGGCCAAGAATGCCATTCTGATCGTGGAATTCGCCAAGGTGGAGTTTGAGAAGGGCCGCCCGCTCGTCGAAGCGACCCTCACCGCCGCGCGGATCCGCTTCCGCCCCATCCTCATGACGGCCTTCGCTTTTATTCTCGGGGTCGCTCCGCTCGTCGTTTCATCCGGTTCAGGGGCGGCGTCCCGGCATATCTTGGGGACGACGGTGATCGGTGGGATGCTCGCTGCATCCGTCATCGCGATCTTTCTCATCCCCGTGACCTTCTATGTCGTCGAGAAGCTCGCGCACCGAGGAACGGAACCGAGCGGGCCGACCGTCCCGGTTTCCGTGGGCGAGACACCGATCGATGAAAAGAGGCGCTAG
- a CDS encoding SAM-dependent methyltransferase encodes MLNVDVAPPTTDAFAEAVREGLTRTQPELPSRYLYDEVGSALYEAITLLPEYGLSRADERLLARHADDLSRRLPERLIVAELGSGSGRKTRPLLQALLARATPIVYVPIDTSASALRQCRNELASLSGLTMVILERSYLDGLREAMVCRPKDHHLLVLFLGSTLGNFERPAAEAFLKEIRRILRPGDALLLGTDLEKPEGDLLLAYDDPLGVTAAFNRNLLARVNRELHADFDLAHFHHEVRYDRTRRRIEMHVRSDRRQTVHIRDVGLICEFQSGETIRTEACHKFNREELRGLALRSGFHNEAQWVDADWPFAESLWVAV; translated from the coding sequence GTGTTGAACGTTGACGTCGCGCCGCCGACCACCGACGCATTTGCGGAGGCTGTTCGCGAAGGCCTGACTCGAACACAACCTGAGTTGCCCTCCCGCTATCTCTACGACGAGGTGGGAAGCGCGCTGTACGAGGCGATCACGTTGTTGCCGGAATACGGGTTGAGTCGCGCAGACGAGCGACTCCTCGCTCGCCATGCCGACGACTTATCGCGCCGGTTGCCGGAGCGGCTGATCGTGGCCGAATTGGGTAGCGGCAGTGGTCGCAAGACGCGCCCGCTTCTCCAAGCCCTGCTGGCTCGGGCGACACCGATCGTCTATGTGCCGATCGACACTTCCGCCTCAGCTCTCAGGCAGTGTCGGAATGAATTGGCGAGTCTGAGTGGTTTGACCATGGTGATACTCGAACGATCGTATCTCGATGGACTTCGAGAAGCGATGGTGTGCCGTCCGAAGGACCATCATCTGCTGGTCTTGTTCCTCGGCAGCACATTGGGAAACTTCGAACGACCGGCTGCTGAAGCATTCCTTAAAGAGATTCGCCGCATCCTGCGTCCGGGTGATGCGCTCTTGTTGGGCACGGACCTGGAAAAGCCGGAGGGCGACCTGCTGCTGGCGTACGACGATCCGCTCGGCGTGACCGCCGCGTTCAACCGAAATCTGCTGGCTCGGGTAAACCGTGAGCTCCACGCCGATTTCGACCTCGCGCATTTTCATCACGAGGTGCGCTACGACCGGACGCGACGCCGCATCGAGATGCACGTACGCTCCGATCGCCGGCAGACTGTGCATATCAGAGACGTGGGACTCATCTGCGAGTTCCAATCCGGCGAAACCATCCGGACCGAAGCCTGCCACAAGTTCAATCGGGAGGAGCTACGCGGGCTGGCCCTTCGCAGCGGATTCCATAACGAGGCGCAATGGGTGGACGCGGACTGGCCTTTCGCCGAAAGCCTCTGGGTGGCGGTTTAG
- a CDS encoding Serine/threonine kinase, producing MLQVKNPAMEFIQTHDTLPDTQRARAVLRHARDSTDAVFALVPFDRWLDRPVPERHRLIFYLGHVEAFDWNLVRCELDLPSPHPSFDGLFAFGIDPKSDGLPDDTPSDWPSVEEVSDYTMAVRRRIDEVVQYLPPVLRHIACEHRLMHAETFTYLLHNLSVPLSAGPRMGSVSPSCRLHDDGDIRSIPSGTATLGQYRQSEGEPGNSRDGFGWDNEFDAHPVYVPSFGIDRYKVTNRRYLAFVEAGAPPPHFWRRREQKWYWRTRNREIPLPLDWPVYVTHEEATAYARWSGKVLPSEAQFHRAAYGTPEGGERAYPWGDGPPTPAHGNFGGRRWNPVGVRATPSGDSAFGVAQLVGNGWEWTSTVFEPFPGFRVHPSYAGYSAPFFDGDHYVLKGGSPVTATPLLRRSFRNWFRTTYRYAYAAFRCVER from the coding sequence ATGCTACAGGTGAAGAACCCTGCGATGGAATTTATTCAGACCCATGACACATTGCCCGATACACAGCGGGCACGCGCGGTGTTGCGACATGCCAGAGACTCGACTGACGCCGTCTTTGCTTTAGTGCCCTTCGATAGGTGGCTGGACCGTCCGGTGCCTGAGCGCCATCGCTTGATTTTCTATCTTGGGCATGTCGAGGCCTTCGATTGGAACTTGGTTCGATGCGAGCTGGATCTGCCGAGTCCTCATCCATCCTTCGACGGCCTGTTCGCTTTCGGCATCGACCCCAAGAGCGATGGGCTTCCGGACGACACACCGTCCGATTGGCCGTCGGTTGAAGAAGTCTCGGACTATACCATGGCCGTGCGCCGACGAATCGATGAGGTCGTGCAGTATCTTCCGCCGGTCCTTCGGCACATCGCCTGCGAGCATCGGCTGATGCATGCAGAAACGTTCACCTACTTGCTTCACAATTTATCCGTTCCGCTTTCTGCAGGTCCTCGCATGGGGTCGGTATCCCCCTCCTGCCGACTGCATGACGACGGGGATATCAGAAGCATTCCCTCCGGAACGGCGACGCTGGGGCAATATCGTCAATCCGAGGGAGAACCGGGAAACAGCAGGGACGGTTTCGGCTGGGACAATGAGTTCGACGCCCATCCCGTCTACGTCCCGTCGTTCGGCATCGATCGATATAAGGTGACGAATCGGCGCTATCTGGCGTTCGTGGAGGCCGGTGCCCCGCCGCCGCATTTCTGGCGCCGCCGCGAACAGAAGTGGTATTGGCGTACGCGGAACAGGGAGATCCCGTTGCCGTTGGATTGGCCCGTCTATGTCACACATGAGGAAGCGACGGCCTATGCCCGCTGGTCCGGGAAGGTCTTGCCTTCGGAAGCTCAATTCCATCGCGCCGCCTACGGCACGCCGGAGGGAGGAGAGCGCGCGTACCCCTGGGGCGACGGGCCGCCGACGCCGGCACATGGAAACTTCGGCGGCCGCCGCTGGAACCCTGTCGGCGTCCGAGCCACTCCGTCCGGCGATAGTGCATTCGGTGTCGCGCAATTGGTCGGCAACGGGTGGGAATGGACTTCCACGGTTTTCGAGCCGTTTCCCGGCTTCCGCGTTCATCCATCATATGCAGGGTATTCGGCGCCGTTTTTCGACGGCGATCACTACGTGCTCAAAGGCGGGTCGCCCGTCACGGCCACCCCTCTGCTTCGCCGTTCCTTTCGCAATTGGTTCAGGACGACGTACCGATATGCCTATGCCGCCTTTCGCTGTGTTGAACGTTGA
- a CDS encoding L-proline glycine betaine ABC transport system permease protein ProV has translation MAFVSFRDVSVDLGPRPVLRHFSLDVESGETVVLLGRSGSGKTTALRLVNAMLLPKAGEVLVENCATTAWDRIKLRRRIGYVIQDSGLFPHFTVAQNVALVPRLEGWPAAKIETRVAGLLEKVELPVHEFGARYPRELSGGQRQRVGIARALAAHPSLLLFDEPFGGLDPVTRLELQRQFISLRRELGTTAIFVTHDVREALVLATRIAVLFKGSIEFAGTPQEFLQASTSEARTFLDCL, from the coding sequence ATGGCGTTCGTCTCTTTCCGCGACGTGTCCGTGGACCTTGGCCCGCGCCCCGTCCTTCGCCATTTCAGTCTCGACGTGGAGAGCGGTGAGACCGTTGTACTGCTGGGACGAAGCGGGTCGGGCAAGACCACCGCTCTAAGGTTGGTCAACGCTATGCTGCTTCCGAAGGCTGGTGAAGTCCTTGTGGAGAACTGCGCCACCACGGCCTGGGATCGGATCAAGTTGAGACGCCGCATCGGCTATGTCATTCAGGACAGCGGGCTGTTTCCGCACTTTACCGTCGCTCAGAATGTGGCGCTCGTTCCGCGCCTGGAAGGCTGGCCTGCCGCCAAAATCGAGACGAGAGTCGCCGGGCTCCTGGAGAAAGTCGAGCTTCCGGTCCATGAGTTCGGCGCTCGGTATCCTCGCGAACTCTCCGGCGGCCAGAGGCAGAGAGTGGGCATTGCCCGAGCCTTGGCGGCGCATCCTTCCTTGCTGCTCTTCGACGAGCCGTTCGGAGGCTTGGATCCGGTGACCCGTTTGGAGCTGCAACGGCAGTTCATCAGCTTGCGCCGCGAGTTGGGAACAACCGCGATATTCGTCACGCACGATGTCCGCGAGGCCCTCGTTCTCGCCACGCGTATTGCCGTGCTGTTCAAGGGCTCGATCGAATTTGCCGGTACGCCGCAGGAATTCCTACAGGCGTCGACCAGCGAGGCCCGAACGTTCTTGGACTGTTTGTAA
- a CDS encoding L-proline glycine betaine binding ABC transporter protein ProX yields the protein MLAVIVWGCSEEAPSLTVGSKNFLEQVLLGEIAAQHLEHRLGIRVGRRLNLGGTLLAHQAVVDGAIDLYPEYLGTAVTAILHVPPSHDAASLAALVRQEYATRFQLRWMNSLGFNNTFAVVIRRADAERLHLRSLSDVGRHATRWVLGVGYEFQQRPDGLPNLLRTYGLPLQGTPKVMDLGLLYRALQQGDVSMIAANSTDGLLLSLDVTRLEDDRRSFPPYHASFVVRFQALRQEPRLEAALEELSGTLSDETMRRLNHKVLVQHGQVRQVAMEFLRASGLVSTRGL from the coding sequence ATGCTGGCCGTCATCGTATGGGGTTGTTCGGAAGAGGCCCCGTCGCTCACGGTCGGTTCAAAAAATTTCCTTGAACAAGTCTTGCTCGGCGAAATCGCGGCGCAACATCTCGAACACCGGTTGGGCATCCGCGTCGGACGCCGATTGAATCTCGGAGGAACGTTGCTCGCCCATCAGGCCGTCGTCGATGGAGCGATCGATCTCTATCCCGAATATTTAGGCACCGCCGTGACGGCAATTTTGCACGTGCCGCCGTCTCACGATGCAGCGAGCTTAGCGGCGTTGGTACGGCAGGAGTATGCAACCCGGTTTCAGCTTCGTTGGATGAACTCTTTGGGTTTCAACAATACATTCGCCGTCGTCATTCGCCGGGCCGACGCAGAGCGGCTGCACCTGCGCTCGTTAAGCGACGTGGGGCGGCATGCTACCCGATGGGTCTTAGGCGTAGGCTATGAGTTTCAGCAGCGCCCCGACGGCCTTCCCAATCTGTTGCGCACGTATGGATTGCCGTTACAAGGAACGCCGAAAGTGATGGACCTGGGTTTGCTCTATCGAGCGCTGCAACAAGGCGATGTGAGCATGATCGCGGCGAATTCGACCGACGGTCTGCTGCTTTCGCTGGACGTCACGCGACTGGAGGACGACCGGCGGAGTTTTCCACCGTACCATGCTTCCTTCGTGGTCCGGTTTCAGGCACTCAGGCAAGAACCTCGATTGGAAGCGGCATTGGAAGAGCTCAGTGGAACACTATCCGATGAGACCATGCGCCGGCTCAATCATAAGGTCTTGGTTCAGCACGGCCAGGTCCGGCAAGTCGCGATGGAATTTCTCCGCGCGAGCGGCCTGGTTTCGACACGAGGCCTCTAA